CACCGCGCGCTCGTTAGGCGCCCCGACGCTCGCCATCCACGTCTGGTCCGCGTACGGGTTGCCCGGTTCGTGCGCCCACAAGTCGATGAGCAGCAGCTCGCCGGTCGCGATGCGGCGCGGCGCGTCCGCCGACGGCTCGTAGTGCGGGTTCGCCGCGTTCGCGCCCGCCGACACGTTAGGCCCGTGATCGGTCTCCAGCCCCGCGCGCGTGAACCCGTCGCGGATGCGCGCCTGCACCTCGTGCTCGTGCACCGCGGCGCCCGCGCGCAGCCGCTCGTCGACGAACGCGAACGCGTCGCGCGCGACGTCGGCGACGACGCGCGCCGCCTGGCGGTGCGACGCGAGCTGCGCCGGCGTCCACACCGCGTACAGCCGCGAGATGAGCTCCCCGGACGTGACGACCTCGGCGCCCGCCGCGCGCACGAGCTCCACGACGCCGGCCGGCACGCGGTCGACGTAGGGCACCGCGTCCCCCGGCGAGTACTCCATCGCCACGCGCTTGCCGCCCACGAGGTCGCGCACGTACCCCTCGAGCGCGCGCCACGAGCTGTAGACCTCCTTGCGCCACGCGACCGGCCAGCGATGCCAGGGCAGCTGCTCGATGGCGTGCGTGATCGCGACCGGCGTCCCCTGCGTGGGCACCCACACGAAGATCCGGCGCGACACGAAGCCGTCGAGCCCCGCGAGCGTCGCGGCGATCGGGTTCGTGCCGCGGAAGTCGAACAGCAGCCAGCCGTCGAGCGAAGCCTCGCGCAGCGCGCGCTGGAACGTCGGAAGCGTGTCGGGAGTGAGCATGCGGCGAATGCTAACGGAGAGGGCAGGAGGGCAGGAGGGCGCGCGCGAATCGCGCGAGGGCAGGAGCGATCGCCTCTCGTGCCCTCCTGCCCTCCTGCCCTCCTGCCCTCCTGCCCTCTCACTTGGACCAGTCGACGCGCCACTCGCACTTCCCCTCCTCGCGCGACGTGCAGTGCACGTGCTCCACCGGACGCTCGGCGCCGAGCAGCAGTCGCATCAGCTCCACGAAACCCGCCTCGTAGTACGCGCACCCCGTCGCGAGCCGACCGGTCAGCGACGTGACCGGCGCGGGGATCTCGAGCATCAGCGTGGCGCCATGACGCGCGAGCGAGCCGCTGAAGTAGCGCCGCGCGAGGCGGCGGAGCTGACGCAGCACGAGTGGCCGCGAGAGCAGCCGCGGGAGCTTGCTCGCCGCGCGCCGCGTCGTCGCCGGGATCCGCTCGTACACGCGCTCGGCGAGGTAGCGGCCGGCGGCGCGGAACACGTCTTCCGCGTCGGGGCGCCGGCCGATCAGCCGCGCGAGCGCCGCGACCTCGTCGGTGCCCGTGCGTTGGCGGCGACGGGCGGCGTCGGTGTAACGCCGGATCTGCGCGGTCACCGTGTCGCTCAGCCCGAGCCGTTTGTTGCGCAGCTCGTCGACGAACTCGGTCTCGGGATCGATCACCGGCCGGTCGACGGCGCGTACGGCCTCGAGGAGACTCAGCGGAAGCAGGGCGTCGACCGTGCGCGACATCTCGGCGTGAATCGTTGGGGTGCGAACGCTAGTGCAGCCGACGCGGCGGTTCAAGCGCGGGCGTCGGGACGCACGGCCTGCCGTCGCCGGTTGCACGGCGGCAGATTGCCCAGCGATGCCTCTCTCCGCCCTCGTGGACGACGTGTGGGCGCGCGCCGCGGCCGGGCTCGCGCTCGCCGCGGCGATCGCGCTCGCCGCGCGGCGTGCGCGCTCCCTCTCGCCGAGCGGCGCCGTCGCCGCCGTCGTCGTCGGCACGGCGGCGATCGCCGCGGGCTGGCGCTACGGCGCGCTGCTCATCGTCTACTTCGTCGCGAGCAGCCTGCTGTCGCGGTGGCGCGCGGTGGAGAAGGCGCGTCGTACGGGCGGCGTCGTGGAGAAAGGCGGCGAGCGCGACGCGCGGCAGGTGCTCGCGAACGGCGCCGCGTTCACGGTGTGCGCGCTCGCCACGCTCGGGCCGATCGGTTCCGCGGCGCGGCCGTGGGAGGCCGCCGCCGCGGGCGCGCTCGCCGCGGCGACCGCCGACACGTGGGCGACGGAGATCGGCACGCTCGCCCGACGCGCGCCGATCTCGCTCGCCACGCTGCGCACCGTGCCGCCCGGCACGTCGGGCGCGGTGTCGGTTCCGGGCACGCTCGCCCTCGCGCTCGGCGCGGTCGTCGTCGGCGCGCTGGCGCGCGCGTTAGGCATCGCCGCGGCGTGGCCGGTCGCGGCGGGCGGCGCGGCCGGCGCCGTCGCCGACACGCTGCTCGGCGCCGCGCTGCAGGAGCGGCGCTGGTGCGCGCGCTGCGACCGCGCCACCGAGCAGCGCGTGCACGCGTGCGGCATGCCGACGATCCACGCGGGCGGCGTGCGCGGCGTGGACAACGACGCGGTCAACCTCGCGTGCACGGTGGTCGGTGCGGCGACCGGCGCGCTGCTCGCGGGGGCGCCGTGAGCATCGGCTTCGACGCGCAGGTCATCGTGGTCGGCGGCGGCCCCGCCGGCGCATCCACGGCGTGGCATCTCGCGCGCGCCGGCGTCGACGTGCTCGTGCTCGACCGCGCGCGCTTCCCGCGCGACAAGACGTGCGCCGAGTGCCTGAGCCCCGAGTCCGCGCGGCTGCTCGACGCGATGGGCGCGCTCGATGCCCTCAGCGCGGTCGGCGCGAAGCTGCGCGGCATGGTGGTGCGCGCGCCGAGCGGCGACGAGATCCGCGGCGGCTTCGTCGCCGCGCACGGCTGGCGCGCGCCGCGCGACTGGGGGCTCGCCGTCTCCCGCCGCGTGCTCGACGCCACGCTGGTCGCGCGTGCGCGTGCGGTGGGCGCGCGCGTGCGCGAGGGCGCGCGCGTCGCCGACGTCGTACGTGACGCGGCGGGGCGCGTGTGCGGCGTGCGCGTGCTCGACGCGTCGGGCGCGACGACCGAGCTGCGCGCACGCATCGTCGTCGGCGCCGACGGGCTGCGGTCGGTGATCGTGCGCCGGCTCGGTCTCGCGCGCGTGCGCGCGTGGCCGCGGCGCCTCGCGCTCGTCGCCCACTGGCGCGGCGTGGACGGCATCACCGACCACGGCGAGATGCACGTCGAGCGTGACGGCTTCGTCGGCATCGCCGACATCGGCGACGGGGTGACCAACACGTCGATGGTGGTGCCCGCGCGCGAGGCGCAGCGGATCTCCGGCGACCCGGCGTCGTACCTCGCGTCGTGGATCCGCGGCCGCGCGCACCTCGCGCCGCGTTTCGCCGCCGCCGAGCGCGTGGACACGGTGCGCGTCACGGGGCCGTTCGCGTCGGCGTCGCGGCGCGGCTGGGCGCCCGGTGCGGCGCTCGTCGGCGACGCGGCGGACTTCTTCGATCCGTTCACCGGCGAGGGCGTGTTCGCCGCGCTGCGCGGCGGCGAGATCCTCGCGCCGTTCGTCGCCGAGTCGTGCGCGCTTCCCGCCGCGCGCGCCGACCGCGCGCTCGCCGGCTACGAGACCGCGCGCCGCCGCGCGTTCGGCGGCAAGTGGGCGGTGGAGCGCATCATCGGCGCGGTCGTCGACGTGCCGCCGCTCATGAACCGCGCCGCTCACACGCTGTCGCGCCGCCGCGACCTCGCCGACCTCCTCGTCGGCGTCGCCGGCGACTTCGTGCCGCCGTCGGCGGTGCTGAACGCGCGGTACGTGTGGCGTGTGTTCGTGAAGTGACCATTACGTTCTCCCCATGCCCCTCGACCCCGACAGCTTCCGCAGCGTGCTCGGACGGTTCGCGTCCGGCGTCACCGTCGTCACGACCGTCGACGAGGCGGGGCACGACCACGGCATGACGGTCAGCGCGTTCTGCTCGCTCAGCCTCGAGCCCCCACTCGTGCTCGTGTGCATCGACCGGACGGCATCGATGCACGACCTGCTGCAGCCCGAGCGCGCGTTCGCGGTGAACGTGCTCTCCGCGGGGCAGGAGGCGCTGTCGCGGCGCTTCGCGTCGGGCGACCCGCCGAACCGCTTCGATGGGCTGGGCTACGAGCGCGGCCGCACCGGCGTGCCGCTGCTGCAGGACGTGCTCGCGTGGCTCGAGGCCCGCGTCGAGCGGCGGCACACCGAGGGCGACCACACGATCGTCGTCGGCCGCGTGGAGACCGCCGCCGCGCACCAGGAGCGACCGCTGCTCTACTATCGCGGCGGCTACGCGCAACTTGAACGTTAGGCATGTTGGTGCTGGCCTCCTCTACGCTCCACGCTCCACGCTGGCTTTGGCGCGACTCGTGGCGAGCGTGGAGCGTGGAGCGTGGAGCGTGGAGGGGCCGTGCTAGTTCCCCGCCGCCGGCGCGGTCGCGAGCTGCTCGACGATCCCGCCGTGGACCCGGCGCTCGCCGAGCGGTCGCTGCGCGACGTCGCGCGGTCGAACGCGCTGTTCGGCGGGCGGCGCGCGGTGCTGCGTGCGGTCGACGCGCTGCTCCCCGCCCTCGGCGCCCGCGCGACGCTGCTCGACGTCGGCACGGGGCTTGGCGACATCCCCGCCGCGGCGCAGCGGCTCGCCGCGGGGCGGGGCGTCACGCTCGCGACCGTCGGCGTCGAGTTTCGCCCGTCGCTCGCCGCGGCGAGCCGCGTGCGCACCGACGCGTCGGTGTGCGGCGACGTGCTCGCGCTGCCGCTCGCCGACGGCGCCGTGGACGTCGTGACCTGCTCGCAGCTGCTGCACCACTTCACGGAGGACGATGCCGTGCGCGCGCTGCGCGAGCTCTCGCGCGTCGCCCGCGTCGCGGTCGTCGTCGGCGACCTGCGTCGGAGCTGGCTCGCGGCGTCCCTGTTCTGGCTCGTCTCGTGGCCGCTCGGCTTCCACCGCGTCACGCGCCACGACGGCACGCTCTCCGTGCTGCGTGGGTTCACCGCCGACGAGCTGCGCGCGATGGCCGAGCGCGCGGGGGTGCCGCGGCCCGAGGTGCGCCGGTCGCTCGGCTGGCGGCTCGCCGCGACCTGGCGCGTTGCCCGGGCAACCGAACGGCACCTCGGCGAAAGCCGGGACCCTGGCGCCGCGCCGCGCGCGCGGGCAAGGTAGCCGGCATGACCAGCACGCCCGATCCCGCGCCGACGAGCCAGCCGGAGCGCGCGCCGCGCAAGCCGTACGTGCTCGGGCCCATGCCGCTCGACCGCGTGATGATGACGCTCGACGAGCGCACCGTCGCCGCGCCCGTCGAGCGGATCTTCGCGCTCGCGCGCGACGTCGAGGCGTGGCCGCGTCACCTGCCGCACTATCGCTTCGTGAAGTTCCGCCGCCGCGCGCGTGACGGCGGCGGGCTCGTGGAGATGTCGGCGAACCGCGCGTTCGGGCCGATGCAGTGGCCGACGTGGTGGCTCAGCGAGATGTCGGTCGACGAGCGCGCGCCTGCGGTCCGCTTCCGCCACGTCGACGGCGTGACGACGGGGATGGACGTCGAGTGGAGCTTCCGCCGCGTCGACGGCGGCACGCACGTGCGCATCCTGCACGTGTGGGACGGCCCGGGCTGGCCGGTGATCGGCACGTTCGCCGCCGTCGGCGTCATCGGGCCGGTGTTCGTGCACGGCATCGCCAAGCGGACGCTCGCCGGACTGGCCGCGGTCGCCGAAGGGACGAAGGGCGCTGGATGAAGGGACGAATCGGGCCGCTCGCGCGGTCCGATCAGGGGGGAGGCAGGGGACAGCAACCACGAGGTGCATGTGCAGCGTCGTCGCGTCGTCATCACGGGCATCGGTCCGATCACGCCCATCGGTACATCCGCACGCGGTCTCCGCGACGGCCTGCGCGCCGAGCGCTCGGCGGTGCGCGAGGTCACGCGGTTCGACACGTCGCCGTGGCGCACCCACATCGCGGCGCAGGTCGACGACTTCCACGCCACCGACCATCTCGAGGCGAGGCGCGCGAAGCGGCTCGACCGGTTCGGCCAGTTCTCGGTCGTCGCCGCGCAGCTCGCGCTCG
This DNA window, taken from Gemmatirosa kalamazoonensis, encodes the following:
- a CDS encoding DUF92 domain-containing protein codes for the protein MPLSALVDDVWARAAAGLALAAAIALAARRARSLSPSGAVAAVVVGTAAIAAGWRYGALLIVYFVASSLLSRWRAVEKARRTGGVVEKGGERDARQVLANGAAFTVCALATLGPIGSAARPWEAAAAGALAAATADTWATEIGTLARRAPISLATLRTVPPGTSGAVSVPGTLALALGAVVVGALARALGIAAAWPVAAGGAAGAVADTLLGAALQERRWCARCDRATEQRVHACGMPTIHAGGVRGVDNDAVNLACTVVGAATGALLAGAP
- a CDS encoding methyltransferase domain-containing protein encodes the protein MLVPRRRRGRELLDDPAVDPALAERSLRDVARSNALFGGRRAVLRAVDALLPALGARATLLDVGTGLGDIPAAAQRLAAGRGVTLATVGVEFRPSLAAASRVRTDASVCGDVLALPLADGAVDVVTCSQLLHHFTEDDAVRALRELSRVARVAVVVGDLRRSWLAASLFWLVSWPLGFHRVTRHDGTLSVLRGFTADELRAMAERAGVPRPEVRRSLGWRLAATWRVARATERHLGESRDPGAAPRARAR
- a CDS encoding flavin reductase family protein, which gives rise to MPLDPDSFRSVLGRFASGVTVVTTVDEAGHDHGMTVSAFCSLSLEPPLVLVCIDRTASMHDLLQPERAFAVNVLSAGQEALSRRFASGDPPNRFDGLGYERGRTGVPLLQDVLAWLEARVERRHTEGDHTIVVGRVETAAAHQERPLLYYRGGYAQLER
- a CDS encoding NAD(P)/FAD-dependent oxidoreductase: MSIGFDAQVIVVGGGPAGASTAWHLARAGVDVLVLDRARFPRDKTCAECLSPESARLLDAMGALDALSAVGAKLRGMVVRAPSGDEIRGGFVAAHGWRAPRDWGLAVSRRVLDATLVARARAVGARVREGARVADVVRDAAGRVCGVRVLDASGATTELRARIVVGADGLRSVIVRRLGLARVRAWPRRLALVAHWRGVDGITDHGEMHVERDGFVGIADIGDGVTNTSMVVPAREAQRISGDPASYLASWIRGRAHLAPRFAAAERVDTVRVTGPFASASRRGWAPGAALVGDAADFFDPFTGEGVFAALRGGEILAPFVAESCALPAARADRALAGYETARRRAFGGKWAVERIIGAVVDVPPLMNRAAHTLSRRRDLADLLVGVAGDFVPPSAVLNARYVWRVFVK
- a CDS encoding SRPBCC family protein produces the protein MTSTPDPAPTSQPERAPRKPYVLGPMPLDRVMMTLDERTVAAPVERIFALARDVEAWPRHLPHYRFVKFRRRARDGGGLVEMSANRAFGPMQWPTWWLSEMSVDERAPAVRFRHVDGVTTGMDVEWSFRRVDGGTHVRILHVWDGPGWPVIGTFAAVGVIGPVFVHGIAKRTLAGLAAVAEGTKGAG
- a CDS encoding M24 family metallopeptidase, with the protein product MLTPDTLPTFQRALREASLDGWLLFDFRGTNPIAATLAGLDGFVSRRIFVWVPTQGTPVAITHAIEQLPWHRWPVAWRKEVYSSWRALEGYVRDLVGGKRVAMEYSPGDAVPYVDRVPAGVVELVRAAGAEVVTSGELISRLYAVWTPAQLASHRQAARVVADVARDAFAFVDERLRAGAAVHEHEVQARIRDGFTRAGLETDHGPNVSAGANAANPHYEPSADAPRRIATGELLLIDLWAHEPGNPYADQTWMASVGAPNERAVRVWTAVRDARDAAIALLRERVNAGAPVRGGEADDAARAVIESAGYGQYFTHRTGHSIDARDLHGSGPHLDNLETREERLLLPGVGFSIEPGVYIPGEIGVRSEVNAYVGEGELVITPDDYQRDLIVIAGA